The following are from one region of the Penaeus chinensis breed Huanghai No. 1 chromosome 32, ASM1920278v2, whole genome shotgun sequence genome:
- the LOC125042448 gene encoding glutamate receptor ionotropic, delta-2-like, which yields MDSCKAHCPPMGFLWALPYKAKTRLVAIGVTLIEMSSDGRANLSSSRVDRDGIVRFHKAGTWWTNEVEGAGAYMTSPLFPDIETLYSDLQGRELLVTANDNWPFFKLIKHENGTVVPGAGVDPTVVDVLSSKFNFTYRVVTPPDGKWGGPQPDGTITGIIGMVARHEAHLAICELTVTAAILSGNQGIRETVVDFTSPYYMESTTLVSRAPKEKNRAFAVFSPFRAEVWLCICISTVLIAPASFLIGQFIVGVFDLKEGDTGPYHSLHSLYFNMYRSLMVQGNRIMTRCWPLRLTFYFWYLFCFCVYEQDLRAAMAERLTTNWTGVTSLSILRDLRT from the exons ATGGATAGCTGCAAGGCCCACTGCCCACCTATGGGGTTCCTGTGGGCTTTGCCCTATAAGGCTAAAACCAGGCTGGTGGCCATTGGG GTGACATTAATCGAGATGTCTTCCGATGGAAGGGCGAACCTATCTTCCTCCCGTGTTGATAGAGACGGCATAGTAAG ATTCCACAAAGCGGGCACATGGTGGACGAACGAGGTTGAAGGAGCGGGAGCCTACATGACCTCGCCACTCTTTCCGGACATCGAGACGCTCTACTCGGACCTTCAGGGACGCGAGCTCCTCGTCACCGCTAACGATAACTGGCCTTTTTTCAAGCTCATCAAACATGAAAACGGGACTGTAGTTCCAGGCGCAGGGGTCGACCCGACAGTGGTGGACGTTCTCAGCTCGAAGTTTAATTTCAC ATATCGCGTAGTGACCCCCCCCGATGGTAAGTGGGGCGGACCTCAGCCCGACGGCACCATCACGGGCATAATTGGCATGGTGGCGCGACACGAGGCCCACTTGGCCATTTGCGAGCTGACAGTCACAG CTGCCATCTTGAGCGGCAACCAAG GCATCCGTGAAACTGTGGTAGATTTTACTTCCCCGTACTACATGGAGTCGACTACCCTGGTGTCTCGCGCGcccaaagagaaaaacagagcctTTGCTGTGTTCTCCCCATTCAGAGCCGAG GTATGGCTGTGTATATGCATCTCGACAGTGCTTATTGCCCCAGCCTCATTTCTCATTGGTCAATTTATTGTGGGCGTGTTCGACCTCAAGGAAGGAGACACCGGACCTTATCACTCTCTCCACAGCCTCTATTTCAACATGTACAGAAGTTTGATGGTGCAGGGCAACCGCATCATGACGCGCTGTTGGCCGTTGCGCCTCACTTTCTACTTCTGGTATCTCTTCTGCTTTTGTGTTTATG AGCAAGATCTACGGGCTGCAATGGCTGAAAGGTTGACAACAAACTGGACCGGGGTGACTTCTCTAAGCATTCTAAGAGACTTACGAACTTGA